TGCGATGCGCCTCGTCCGCAGCCGCGAGCACACGCTTCGCATGATTCACCTCGTCCGGCGTCGGCGCGTAGGCCGCGTGCAGCAGAGGAATCTGCTTCGGGTGGATCAACGACTTGCCGTCGAACCCGAGCTCCTTCGCGATCCTGACCTCCCGAAGGAAACCCTCGTCGTCGTTCACGTTCCCGTACGCGACGTCGAAGGCATCGATGTGCGCCGCACGTGCGGCGTGCAGCACGGCGGCCCGCGCGTAGAACAGCTCGGGCTCCGATCCGTCGCTGCGCTTCGTGTGCATGTCGACCAGGTAATCGAATCCGGCCAGGGCGATCGCAATCATCCGCGGGGAAGCGGTCGCGATCGCCACGGCGTTCACCACGCCGGATGCGGACTCGATCGCGGCCATCAGCTTCGTGTCGCCGGCCAGGCGACCGCACGCTTTTTCGATCCGCGCCACGTGCGCCTCGAGCTGACGGATATCCTCGGCGGTCTCGGTCTTGGGCAGACGCACGATGTGGGCGCCCCCTCGGACTGCAGCTTCCAGATCCTTGATCCCGAACTCCGTATTCAGCTCGTTGATACGCACGACGGTCTCGATCGCGCGATAGGCCGGGTGTCGCAGCGCCTGATACACGAGCAGGCGGGCGGAATCCTTCTCGCGCGGCGAGACCGCGTCCTCCAGGTCGAACATGACGGAGTCCGGTTTGAAGACGAATGAAGTGCTCAACATCGCCGCGTTGTCGCCGGGGACGAAGAGCATGCTTCGACGCAGCTTCATGACAGTTTCTCCCAATCGAGGTCTTCCGGAGCACAGGCGCGCAGCAACGCCGCCTGCACGCGTGCTCGGATCACGCAATCCAGAGCACCCTTGTCTTCGATCGCGATCGCCGCCTCGGTGATCGACAGCGCGTCCAGCGTGTCGGTGACGACGCGCCGGATCTGCTTGCCGAACTGCTTGATCACCTCGCTCCGGATCGCGATGTCGCGAGTCCCGTTGGCGCCAGGGGCCACCTTGACCAGCAGATCGCTGGATTCCAGGGTACCTGCGACGGCTTCCTTGATGACCTTCATGCCGTTTGCTCTCCCGATTGACGTGGCGCTCGCTGCTGCCGGGAATCTCTTCTCGAGGAACTGCAACGTCGTCGCGGGGACGAGCGCTGCGATCCTTCCGAAATCGCGCTGCGCGAGGAGCCGTCTCACTTCGGTCGCGGAGATGGGCACGCCGCCGACGGAAGCACGGGGGGTCTCGACGACGCCGATCGGCGGCGCCACAGACGCCGCGTCCTCGAGCCACTGCTTCATCTGCGTGTTGTAGCTGTTGGTGACGCGATCGAAGGGCTCGGTCCCCACGTAGCGATGGGTGATGCCCAGCGCGGGGGCGATGTATTCGCGAAACAGGAGCAGATCGATCGCGGCCCAGCTCCGCTCGACGAGCGCCTGGTCCTTCAGGAAATAGGCGGGGAAGGTGGCGCGGGAGATGATGTAATCGGAGCCGGGATGCAAGGTCAGGTTGTCGATCCCCTGCACACCCGCCGCGACCAGCGCGAAGCGATCCGCGTAGGAGAACGACGAGGCGTCTTCTTTCACGACGAACACGTGGAGCCAGTCGCACGCGCGAGCGGCATGCTCGACCAGATAGCGGTGGCCGAGGGTGAAGGGATTGGCGTTGAGCACGATGCCGCCGACTCTCGTCCCGGGCCGGCGCTGCGCGCGCAGGGAGTCGCAATATCTCTCGATCGCGACGGGACTGTTCTCCATCACGACGACCCGCTGTGGAACTTCGACCACCGGATAGAACCCCCAACCGCGGAAGAAAGGCAGGTTGCGGGGCGCGGTGTAGAGGAAGAGGTGGAACTGACCTCTTGCCGCCGCGAGGTTGA
This sequence is a window from Candidatus Eisenbacteria bacterium. Protein-coding genes within it:
- the citC gene encoding [citrate (pro-3S)-lyase] ligase is translated as MDTTDHFYTVQPKDAPPELQEIGKLLAASDLDLDSQIEVFVVCRRQGRLVACAGLDHSTIKCVAVAEDARGESLSLRLGGEVVNLAAARGQFHLFLYTAPRNLPFFRGWGFYPVVEVPQRVVVMENSPVAIERYCDSLRAQRRPGTRVGGIVLNANPFTLGHRYLVEHAARACDWLHVFVVKEDASSFSYADRFALVAAGVQGIDNLTLHPGSDYIISRATFPAYFLKDQALVERSWAAIDLLLFREYIAPALGITHRYVGTEPFDRVTNSYNTQMKQWLEDAASVAPPIGVVETPRASVGGVPISATEVRRLLAQRDFGRIAALVPATTLQFLEKRFPAAASATSIGRANGMKVIKEAVAGTLESSDLLVKVAPGANGTRDIAIRSEVIKQFGKQIRRVVTDTLDALSITEAAIAIEDKGALDCVIRARVQAALLRACAPEDLDWEKLS
- a CDS encoding aldolase/citrate lyase family protein, whose amino-acid sequence is MKLRRSMLFVPGDNAAMLSTSFVFKPDSVMFDLEDAVSPREKDSARLLVYQALRHPAYRAIETVVRINELNTEFGIKDLEAAVRGGAHIVRLPKTETAEDIRQLEAHVARIEKACGRLAGDTKLMAAIESASGVVNAVAIATASPRMIAIALAGFDYLVDMHTKRSDGSEPELFYARAAVLHAARAAHIDAFDVAYGNVNDDEGFLREVRIAKELGFDGKSLIHPKQIPLLHAAYAPTPDEVNHAKRVLAAADEAHRNGLGVVSLDGKMIDPPVIDEAEMTLQIAEAS